One Microvirga thermotolerans DNA window includes the following coding sequences:
- a CDS encoding PIG-L family deacetylase — MSDDHSRLARAVHQPALVRLHRSLGRLRSVLTVMNTGAHPDDEANGLLAALRFAYGMRVVVACSTRGEGGQNALGPEREGALGVLRTAEMEEAARRIDADVAWLGHGPDDPVHDFGFSKNGDDTLRRWGEERIVERLVRSYRRYRPDIVIPTFLDVPGQHGHHRAMTRAAEKAFMLAGDPSAFPEHAALGLRPWQVSKFYLPAWSGASYAYDDEAPPPPVTLRIEVEGRDEATGLAYRQLGEWSRAAHASQGMGVWRDDPVDRWELHLKLRAAGPAAPERDIREHLPATLADLADGPDVTGDVAAALREAQEHIDAAGAAFPDRMMIGRSLVRAARRIEDARGRLDRTAGERHVHRLERKLREIDAALFEANAGSARAVFMGSPCPGAEVALDVHVAAPGLSDLKVVPRLPDELDCVEVAGKPGHVRYAIGIPASAPHTGSYPEAFDPMGGNGPAGIRVTGKAGERAISVDVDPESPLTIGPARSLTLDPAFVIVKSGEARSGIRVRTLGAEPAEWRAPEGWDVRRDGGDWVVLPPRQTAAGVATLVPIVDGRPASHVRTVTYPHVRPAPYVTPAELKVLTLDVALPAHARIGYVGGGSDHVGAHMRRLGLDVTDLGEDALKTGTLSEFTTVVVGLFAFGLRPDLKAATERLHRFVTEGGHLVTLYHRPTDGWDPDRTPPRRLAIGSPSLRWRVTDPAAPVTVLKPDHPLLGYPNRMTAADWDGWDKERGLYFASAYDPAYEELLSLNDPGERPLKGALLSAPVGRGRHTHMALVLHHQLDKLVPGAFRLLANLVQPARQGHGD; from the coding sequence TTGTCGGATGACCACAGCCGCCTTGCCCGTGCCGTCCACCAACCGGCGCTCGTTCGCCTGCACCGCTCCCTGGGCCGGCTGCGATCCGTCCTGACGGTCATGAACACAGGAGCGCACCCGGACGACGAGGCCAACGGCCTGCTCGCGGCCTTGCGGTTCGCCTACGGCATGCGCGTCGTCGTGGCCTGCTCCACGCGCGGGGAAGGCGGTCAGAATGCGCTCGGCCCGGAGCGGGAGGGGGCCCTCGGCGTCCTCAGAACCGCGGAGATGGAGGAGGCGGCGCGGCGCATCGACGCCGACGTGGCCTGGCTCGGCCACGGGCCCGACGACCCGGTCCACGACTTCGGTTTCTCCAAGAACGGGGACGATACGCTCCGGCGCTGGGGCGAGGAGCGCATCGTCGAGCGGCTCGTCCGGTCCTATCGCCGGTACCGGCCGGACATCGTTATCCCGACATTCCTCGACGTGCCGGGGCAGCACGGCCATCATCGCGCCATGACGCGGGCGGCCGAAAAGGCGTTCATGCTGGCCGGCGATCCCTCTGCGTTTCCCGAACATGCGGCGCTGGGTCTGCGTCCGTGGCAGGTCTCCAAGTTCTATCTCCCGGCATGGTCGGGAGCGAGCTATGCGTATGACGACGAGGCGCCTCCGCCGCCCGTCACTCTCCGCATCGAGGTCGAGGGGCGCGATGAAGCGACCGGCCTGGCCTATCGCCAGCTCGGCGAGTGGTCGCGCGCCGCGCACGCATCCCAGGGCATGGGCGTATGGAGAGACGACCCGGTCGACCGCTGGGAACTCCACCTGAAGCTCCGGGCCGCCGGCCCCGCCGCTCCCGAACGGGATATCCGCGAGCATCTTCCCGCGACGCTCGCGGACCTCGCGGACGGACCGGACGTGACCGGCGACGTCGCGGCGGCTCTGCGGGAGGCGCAGGAGCATATCGACGCAGCCGGAGCGGCGTTTCCGGACCGGATGATGATCGGCAGGAGCCTCGTCCGGGCGGCCCGGCGAATCGAAGATGCCAGGGGCCGCCTGGACCGAACCGCCGGCGAGAGGCACGTCCATCGCCTGGAGCGCAAGCTGCGGGAGATCGACGCGGCGCTCTTCGAAGCCAATGCCGGAAGCGCGAGAGCGGTTTTCATGGGGTCTCCCTGCCCGGGAGCCGAGGTCGCGCTGGATGTCCATGTCGCTGCGCCCGGCCTTTCGGATCTCAAGGTCGTGCCGCGCCTTCCCGATGAATTGGACTGCGTGGAGGTGGCCGGAAAGCCCGGACACGTCCGGTATGCGATCGGGATTCCGGCCTCGGCGCCTCACACGGGCAGCTATCCCGAGGCGTTCGATCCCATGGGCGGGAACGGGCCGGCCGGCATTCGCGTCACGGGAAAGGCGGGGGAGCGTGCCATCTCGGTCGACGTGGATCCCGAGTCGCCCCTGACGATAGGACCCGCCCGGTCTCTGACGCTCGATCCCGCATTCGTCATCGTCAAGTCCGGCGAGGCTCGGTCCGGCATCCGCGTCCGAACCCTTGGGGCGGAGCCGGCGGAGTGGCGGGCGCCGGAGGGCTGGGACGTCCGACGCGACGGAGGCGACTGGGTCGTCCTGCCGCCTCGGCAGACCGCCGCCGGTGTTGCGACCCTCGTCCCCATCGTCGACGGCCGGCCGGCGAGCCACGTCCGGACAGTGACCTATCCCCATGTCCGACCGGCTCCGTACGTGACGCCGGCGGAGCTCAAGGTCCTGACGCTCGACGTGGCTCTGCCCGCCCATGCCCGCATCGGCTACGTGGGCGGCGGCAGCGACCATGTCGGCGCCCACATGCGCCGCCTCGGCCTCGACGTGACGGATCTCGGAGAGGATGCGTTGAAGACGGGAACCCTGTCGGAGTTCACGACGGTCGTCGTCGGCCTCTTCGCGTTCGGTCTCAGGCCCGACCTCAAGGCTGCGACGGAACGCCTGCATCGGTTCGTGACGGAGGGCGGCCATCTGGTGACGCTCTATCACCGTCCCACGGACGGCTGGGATCCCGACCGCACGCCGCCACGCCGTCTGGCAATCGGATCGCCGTCGCTCCGGTGGCGCGTGACCGATCCGGCGGCTCCGGTGACGGTCCTGAAGCCGGATCACCCTCTGCTCGGATATCCCAACCGCATGACGGCGGCGGACTGGGACGGCTGGGACAAGGAGAGAGGGCTCTACTTCGCATCGGCCTACGACCCTGCCTACGAGGAGCTGCTGTCCCTGAACGATCCGGGCGAGAGGCCGCTCAAGGGCGCCCTGCTCTCGGCCCCGGTCGGGCGGGGGCGCCACACCCACATGGCGCTGGTGCTGCATCATCAGCTGGACAAGCTGGTTCCCGGCGCGTTCCGTCTCCTGGCGAACCTGGTTCAGCCGGCCCGGCAAGGGCATGGGGATTAG
- a CDS encoding DUF1858 domain-containing protein has translation MPVEATQLVDDVMRQWPATIRVFLDYRMRCVGCPIACFHTVDDACREHGADCAAFLADLQAVVAREEARGRGTLPEAAT, from the coding sequence ATGCCCGTTGAAGCCACACAGCTCGTCGACGACGTGATGCGACAATGGCCTGCGACGATCCGCGTCTTCCTCGATTACAGGATGCGGTGCGTCGGGTGCCCCATCGCCTGCTTCCATACCGTCGACGACGCCTGCCGGGAGCACGGCGCCGATTGCGCCGCCTTCCTGGCGGATCTTCAGGCGGTCGTCGCGCGCGAGGAGGCGCGCGGGCGCGGCACGCTGCCGGAAGCGGCGACCTGA
- a CDS encoding metal-sulfur cluster assembly factor: MTLPSKRPARDPGSLDPAVLDALANVMDPEIGLSLVDLGLVYRAVVGGDAVEVALTLTTRACPLGEMILDEARDSLAQRFPGHSRIDVRLVWEPLWTPDFITPRGRDLLGRPSRTA, translated from the coding sequence ATGACCCTTCCATCCAAGCGACCTGCCAGGGATCCAGGATCCCTCGATCCTGCGGTGCTCGATGCCCTGGCGAATGTCATGGATCCGGAGATCGGCCTCAGCCTGGTCGATCTCGGGCTCGTGTACCGGGCCGTCGTCGGCGGGGATGCCGTCGAGGTCGCCCTGACCCTCACCACCCGGGCCTGCCCGCTCGGCGAGATGATCCTGGACGAGGCGCGGGACAGCCTGGCGCAGCGCTTTCCCGGGCATTCCCGCATCGACGTCCGCCTGGTCTGGGAGCCCCTCTGGACTCCGGACTTCATCACTCCACGCGGCCGGGACCTCCTCGGCCGCCCATCGAGGACCGCCTGA
- a CDS encoding DUF2249 domain-containing protein, whose protein sequence is MCNCNVTETVIDVRQILPRMRHPLIFQVFDQLAPGEAFLLVNDHDPRPLFYQFNVARPGEFGWDYQEEGPDLWRIRISRAA, encoded by the coding sequence ATGTGCAACTGCAACGTGACCGAAACCGTCATCGACGTCCGGCAGATCCTGCCGCGGATGCGCCACCCCCTGATCTTCCAGGTCTTCGACCAGCTCGCCCCCGGCGAGGCCTTCCTGCTCGTGAACGACCACGATCCGAGGCCGCTCTTCTATCAGTTCAACGTTGCGCGGCCGGGCGAATTCGGCTGGGATTATCAGGAGGAGGGTCCGGACCTCTGGCGCATCAGGATCAGCCGCGCCGCCTGA
- a CDS encoding NnrU family protein: MMEFLTALAAFLAAHLIPASPGLRARLIAAMGRKAYLAAYSALSLVLLGWLVAAAQRAETVWLWEPAPWQWHVPFVAMPFAAFLLVAGLAQPNPLSISLRSGPEPGPVAAVTRHPVLWAFLVWAASHIPPNGTLVALLLFGTMAAFSLAGFVLLDVKARRRLGAERWHALSAGTSVVPFAALVSGRADRRSLRALVLPALAAAALYVWFVVQGHALLIGPDPLAGLAAMR, encoded by the coding sequence ATGATGGAGTTCCTGACCGCCCTGGCCGCCTTTCTGGCGGCGCATCTCATTCCGGCGAGCCCCGGGCTGCGCGCGCGGCTGATCGCCGCGATGGGCCGGAAAGCCTATCTCGCCGCCTATTCGGCGCTCTCGCTCGTGCTGCTGGGCTGGCTCGTGGCGGCGGCGCAGCGGGCCGAGACCGTATGGCTCTGGGAACCCGCGCCCTGGCAGTGGCACGTGCCGTTCGTCGCCATGCCGTTCGCCGCCTTCCTCCTCGTGGCCGGGCTGGCGCAGCCGAACCCGCTGTCGATCTCGCTCCGGAGCGGCCCCGAGCCCGGCCCCGTCGCCGCGGTCACGCGGCACCCGGTTCTGTGGGCGTTCCTCGTCTGGGCGGCGTCGCACATTCCGCCGAACGGAACGCTCGTCGCCCTCCTCCTCTTCGGCACCATGGCCGCGTTCTCGCTCGCCGGGTTCGTCCTTCTCGACGTCAAGGCGCGCAGGCGCCTGGGGGCCGAGCGCTGGCACGCGCTGAGCGCCGGAACCTCCGTGGTGCCGTTCGCGGCGCTCGTCTCGGGACGCGCGGACCGGCGGAGCCTGCGCGCCCTCGTCCTGCCCGCGCTCGCGGCCGCCGCGCTCTATGTCTGGTTCGTCGTCCAGGGACACGCGCTCCTCATCGGCCCCGATCCCCTCGCCGGGCTCGCGGCCATGAGATGA
- a CDS encoding cytochrome c oxidase subunit 3: MTMAQEEERPWGGLSDLPGHPMMWVLILTEVVTFGLLFVAFSVAGAVQPALFAAGRAQLDPLLGGANTLVLITSGWLAALAVEARLAERRGAARALLAGAMALGLLFAGLKLVEYTGKAQAGIGLETDTFFTLYFLLTGFHLLHVLLGIVILATVAIHDSADNLKTGTAFWHMVDLVWVVMYPLVYLIG; the protein is encoded by the coding sequence ATGACGATGGCGCAGGAGGAGGAACGCCCCTGGGGCGGGCTCTCGGATCTGCCGGGACATCCCATGATGTGGGTGCTCATCCTTACCGAGGTCGTGACGTTCGGGCTGCTGTTCGTGGCCTTCTCCGTCGCCGGCGCGGTGCAGCCCGCGCTCTTCGCGGCGGGACGGGCGCAGCTCGATCCGCTGCTCGGCGGAGCGAACACCCTCGTCCTCATCACCAGCGGGTGGCTCGCGGCGCTGGCGGTCGAGGCGCGCCTTGCGGAACGGCGCGGCGCGGCGCGAGCCCTTTTGGCGGGAGCCATGGCGCTGGGCCTCCTCTTCGCCGGGCTCAAGCTCGTCGAATATACCGGCAAGGCGCAGGCCGGCATCGGCCTCGAGACCGACACCTTCTTCACCCTCTACTTCCTGCTGACGGGCTTCCATCTCCTGCATGTCCTGCTCGGCATCGTCATTCTCGCGACGGTGGCGATCCACGACAGCGCGGACAACCTGAAGACCGGCACGGCCTTCTGGCACATGGTCGATCTCGTCTGGGTCGTCATGTACCCGCTGGTCTATCTGATCGGATGA
- a CDS encoding cytochrome C oxidase subunit IV family protein, which yields MTHESVVRADRRRATRAWMALVLLTLAGMAVARAGGAGLAADGAILAAAVFKGRWMLLDFLKLRAAPPLWRALLLAWLLLVAAASWAAAAAALLRA from the coding sequence ATGACCCACGAGTCCGTCGTCCGCGCCGACAGGCGCCGCGCCACCCGGGCCTGGATGGCCCTCGTCCTCCTGACCCTCGCCGGCATGGCGGTGGCGCGGGCGGGCGGCGCGGGGCTCGCCGCCGACGGGGCCATCCTCGCCGCCGCCGTGTTCAAGGGACGGTGGATGCTGCTCGACTTCCTCAAGCTGCGCGCGGCGCCGCCCCTCTGGCGCGCGCTCCTGCTCGCCTGGCTGCTGCTCGTCGCCGCCGCTTCCTGGGCGGCTGCGGCCGCCGCCCTTCTCCGCGCCTGA
- a CDS encoding c-type cytochrome, translating to MAEALTKSAARNVFYGGSFFFFAIFLGLTAHSHYYMNTTSTDTSTLSPAVARGKHVWEKNSCINCHSILGEGAYFAPELGNLWDRWGGKEDPAAAREMLKAWMQAQPSGIEGRRQMPQFNLTDQELDDLADFLEWTSRIKTQNWPPNKAG from the coding sequence ATGGCTGAAGCCCTCACCAAATCGGCGGCGAGGAACGTGTTCTACGGAGGCTCGTTCTTCTTCTTCGCCATCTTCCTGGGCCTGACGGCCCACAGCCACTACTACATGAACACCACGTCGACGGACACGTCGACCCTGTCTCCCGCCGTCGCACGCGGGAAGCACGTGTGGGAGAAGAACTCCTGCATCAACTGCCACTCCATCCTCGGCGAGGGCGCCTATTTCGCGCCCGAGCTCGGAAATCTCTGGGACCGCTGGGGCGGAAAGGAAGATCCCGCCGCCGCGCGGGAGATGCTCAAGGCCTGGATGCAGGCCCAGCCCTCCGGGATCGAGGGCCGCCGCCAGATGCCGCAGTTCAACCTGACGGACCAGGAACTCGACGATCTCGCCGACTTCCTGGAATGGACCAGCCGCATCAAGACGCAGAACTGGCCGCCGAACAAGGCCGGGTGA
- a CDS encoding cbb3-type cytochrome c oxidase subunit I, producing MKYQSQKVALLYFYGALSLFLAQVAFGVLAGTIYVLPNTLSTLLPFNIVRMVHTNALIVWLLIGFMGATYYLVPEEAETELFSPLIAKVQFWLFLGAAAVAVVGYLFKIHEGREFLEQPFAIKVGIVAVCLMFLFNITMTVLKGRKTVVTNILLFGLWGVAIFFLFAFYNPANLAVDKMYWWYIVHLWVEGVWELIMASVLAFLMIKLNGIDREVVEKWLYVIVGMALFSGILGTGHHFYWIGAPGYWQWIGSLFSTLEVAPFFTMIVFTVQMTWKAGRRHPNRAALLWSVGCSVMAFFGAGVWGFLHTLSSVNYYTHGTQVTAAHGHLAFFGAYVMLNLAVMAYAMPQLRGRAPYNQWLSIVSFWIMCTAMSVMTFALTFAGVVQVHLQRVLGQSYMEVQEQLALFYWIRLGSGIFVLISALMFVYAVLLPGRETAPRLAQLQPAE from the coding sequence ATGAAATATCAATCGCAGAAGGTGGCCCTGCTCTATTTCTACGGAGCGCTCAGCCTGTTCCTGGCCCAGGTCGCGTTTGGCGTCCTGGCCGGAACCATCTACGTCCTGCCCAACACGCTCTCGACGCTGCTTCCCTTCAACATCGTCCGGATGGTCCACACCAACGCGCTGATCGTGTGGCTGCTGATCGGCTTCATGGGCGCGACGTACTATCTCGTCCCCGAGGAAGCGGAGACAGAGCTGTTCAGCCCGCTGATCGCCAAGGTGCAGTTCTGGCTGTTCCTGGGCGCGGCGGCGGTCGCCGTGGTCGGCTACCTGTTCAAGATCCACGAGGGCCGCGAATTCCTGGAGCAGCCCTTCGCGATCAAGGTCGGCATCGTCGCCGTGTGCCTGATGTTCCTGTTCAATATCACGATGACGGTGCTGAAGGGGCGCAAGACCGTGGTCACGAACATCCTGCTCTTCGGCCTGTGGGGCGTGGCGATCTTCTTCCTCTTCGCCTTCTACAACCCCGCGAACCTCGCCGTGGACAAGATGTACTGGTGGTACATCGTCCATCTGTGGGTGGAGGGCGTGTGGGAGCTGATCATGGCCTCCGTCCTCGCCTTCCTGATGATCAAGCTCAACGGCATCGACCGCGAGGTGGTCGAGAAGTGGCTCTACGTGATCGTCGGCATGGCGCTGTTCTCCGGCATCCTCGGCACCGGCCACCATTTCTACTGGATCGGCGCACCCGGCTACTGGCAGTGGATCGGCTCGCTGTTCTCGACCCTCGAGGTGGCGCCGTTCTTCACCATGATCGTGTTCACGGTGCAGATGACCTGGAAGGCCGGCCGCCGCCACCCCAACCGCGCCGCCCTGCTGTGGTCGGTCGGCTGCTCGGTGATGGCGTTCTTCGGCGCCGGCGTGTGGGGCTTCCTGCACACCCTCTCGTCGGTGAACTACTACACGCACGGCACGCAGGTGACGGCCGCGCACGGGCACCTCGCCTTCTTCGGTGCCTACGTGATGCTCAACCTCGCCGTGATGGCCTATGCCATGCCGCAGCTCCGCGGCCGCGCGCCCTACAACCAGTGGCTCAGCATCGTGAGCTTCTGGATCATGTGCACGGCCATGTCCGTGATGACCTTCGCGCTCACCTTCGCGGGCGTCGTCCAGGTCCACCTGCAGCGCGTGCTCGGCCAGTCCTACATGGAGGTCCAGGAGCAGCTGGCGCTCTTCTACTGGATCCGCCTGGGCTCTGGCATCTTCGTGCTGATCTCCGCGCTGATGTTCGTCTACGCCGTGCTCCTTCCCGGCCGCGAGACGGCGCCGCGCCTGGCGCAGCTCCAGCCCGCCGAATGA
- a CDS encoding CbbQ/NirQ/NorQ/GpvN family protein has protein sequence MFPHPCRPLSPSLPQATVRVFPEAPRAAPSLPEAANGSGLPYYVPAGNECALFELAWRKRLPLLLKGPTGCGKTRFVAHMASRLGLPLHTVSCHDDLTAADLTGRYLLKGGDTVWTDGPLTRAVREGGICYLDEVVEARKDVTVVLHPLTDDRRILPLDRTGEELQAPDSFMLVVSYNPGYQTLLKSLKPSTRQRFVAIEFDFLPMDREAAVVAAESGLPEDRVRPLLLLARRLRALKGQDLEEGVSTRLLVYCASLIAAGVAPEEAVAAALIEPLTDDADVKTGLTEIARATLG, from the coding sequence ATGTTTCCCCATCCCTGCAGGCCGCTTTCCCCATCCCTGCCGCAGGCGACGGTCCGCGTCTTCCCGGAGGCGCCGCGGGCCGCTCCGTCGCTCCCCGAGGCCGCGAACGGCTCCGGCCTTCCCTACTACGTTCCCGCCGGGAACGAATGCGCCCTTTTCGAGCTCGCCTGGCGCAAGCGTCTGCCGCTCCTCCTCAAGGGCCCCACGGGCTGCGGGAAGACGCGGTTCGTGGCTCACATGGCGTCCCGGCTCGGCCTTCCCCTCCATACGGTGTCCTGCCACGACGACCTCACCGCCGCCGACCTGACCGGCCGCTACCTGCTCAAGGGCGGCGACACGGTCTGGACGGACGGGCCGCTCACCCGCGCGGTGCGCGAGGGCGGCATCTGCTATCTCGACGAGGTCGTGGAAGCCCGCAAGGACGTGACGGTCGTCCTGCATCCTCTCACCGACGACCGGCGCATCCTGCCCCTCGACCGTACGGGCGAGGAGTTGCAGGCGCCGGATTCCTTCATGCTCGTCGTGTCCTACAATCCCGGCTACCAGACGCTCCTCAAGTCCCTGAAGCCTTCCACGCGCCAGCGGTTCGTCGCCATCGAGTTCGACTTCCTGCCGATGGACCGGGAGGCCGCCGTGGTCGCCGCGGAGAGTGGCCTGCCGGAGGATCGCGTCCGTCCGCTCCTCCTCCTCGCCCGGCGCCTGCGCGCCCTGAAGGGGCAGGATCTCGAGGAAGGCGTCTCGACACGCCTCCTGGTCTACTGCGCCTCGCTCATCGCGGCCGGCGTCGCGCCCGAGGAGGCCGTCGCCGCGGCGCTCATCGAGCCCCTGACGGACGATGCCGACGTCAAGACGGGCCTGACCGAGATCGCCCGCGCGACCCTCGGCTGA
- a CDS encoding nitric oxide reductase activation protein NorD, whose protein sequence is MLDFLELEETVGQLWHRLVGRAASYPRHPAAAVTLDEMRAPLAVLFRGLGGEAGVQLAGAAARASSHRLNLRQRIGLAEERLEQPGRDPATLFLPARVELFPARELNRSLYLWLAAYFAHVPMRAQDEADPLRRDLLALKTAKETTERVLRACPGLAPAHRDLCRALLAARPKRALPAAEERVERIVLSLLGDEGAAPPAGWEKAVAAEDPAWRAGAAYQPFLPVPLWGDVWIRAATPPGQDGDEPAEPGSLAASDGRRRFAARREADRTRRSDPFILNRFEKILAMAEMVNVSRPSDDDEDENARKAADEADEIPLAKHHGKPATRLRFDLDLPPEAISTAPAADGIAYPEWDYTRRAYLPDHCRVFAAPAAEQGEDWEPDAAAQRRIRRVRRQFEALRPRHETLRAQADGDEIDVDALVRARSDLRSGGTGSDRVHLASRRQARDLAVAILVDVSLSTDAWVDDRRVLDVEKEALLVLAHGLEACGDPHAIMTFTSRRHSWVRIETVKDFDAPLDGSAVRRISALKPGYYTRIGAGIRHAAAKLAERPNRQRLLLVLTDGKPNDIDHYEGRFGIEDTRRAVMEARRAGVTVFGVTVDGNAQSYFPTLFGRGGYAIVGRIASLPAALPAIYRHLVG, encoded by the coding sequence ATGCTCGATTTCCTCGAACTGGAAGAGACGGTGGGCCAGCTCTGGCACCGTCTCGTGGGCCGCGCCGCGAGCTATCCGCGCCATCCCGCCGCGGCCGTGACCCTCGACGAGATGCGCGCGCCGCTCGCCGTGCTGTTTCGCGGCCTCGGCGGCGAGGCGGGCGTGCAGCTGGCGGGAGCCGCCGCGCGCGCCTCGTCCCACCGCCTGAACCTGCGCCAGCGGATCGGCCTCGCGGAGGAAAGGCTGGAGCAGCCGGGTCGCGACCCGGCGACTCTCTTCCTGCCGGCGCGGGTGGAGCTCTTCCCCGCCCGGGAGCTGAACCGCTCGCTCTACCTCTGGCTCGCCGCCTACTTCGCCCATGTGCCGATGAGGGCGCAGGACGAGGCGGATCCCCTCCGCCGCGACCTTCTCGCCCTGAAGACGGCCAAGGAAACGACGGAGCGGGTTCTGAGGGCCTGCCCGGGCCTCGCCCCGGCCCATCGCGATCTGTGCCGCGCGCTCCTCGCGGCGCGTCCGAAACGCGCCCTGCCCGCGGCGGAGGAGCGGGTCGAGCGGATCGTCCTCTCCCTCCTCGGAGACGAGGGCGCCGCGCCGCCTGCCGGCTGGGAGAAGGCCGTCGCGGCGGAAGATCCCGCGTGGCGGGCGGGCGCGGCCTACCAGCCGTTTCTTCCCGTGCCTCTGTGGGGCGATGTCTGGATCCGGGCGGCGACGCCGCCGGGACAGGACGGCGACGAGCCCGCGGAGCCGGGCTCACTCGCCGCATCCGACGGGCGCAGGCGCTTCGCCGCGCGCCGGGAGGCGGACCGGACCCGGCGCTCGGATCCCTTCATCCTGAACCGTTTCGAGAAGATCCTCGCCATGGCGGAGATGGTGAACGTGAGCCGCCCCTCCGACGACGACGAGGACGAGAACGCCCGGAAGGCGGCGGACGAGGCCGACGAGATCCCTCTCGCGAAGCATCACGGAAAGCCGGCGACCCGACTCCGCTTCGATCTCGACCTGCCGCCGGAGGCGATCTCCACCGCGCCCGCGGCGGATGGGATCGCCTATCCGGAGTGGGACTACACGCGCAGGGCCTATCTCCCCGACCATTGCCGCGTGTTCGCGGCGCCGGCCGCGGAGCAGGGGGAAGACTGGGAGCCCGACGCGGCGGCGCAGCGGCGCATCCGCCGCGTGCGCCGGCAGTTCGAGGCGCTCCGGCCCAGGCACGAGACGCTCCGCGCCCAGGCGGACGGCGACGAGATCGACGTGGACGCGCTCGTGCGCGCCCGCAGCGACCTGCGCTCCGGCGGCACCGGCTCGGACAGGGTTCACCTCGCCAGCCGCCGCCAGGCCCGCGACCTCGCCGTCGCCATCCTCGTGGACGTGTCGCTGTCCACGGACGCATGGGTGGACGACCGGCGCGTGCTCGACGTGGAAAAGGAAGCGCTCCTGGTGCTGGCGCACGGGCTCGAGGCCTGCGGCGACCCGCACGCGATCATGACCTTCACCTCCCGCCGCCACTCCTGGGTGAGGATCGAGACCGTGAAGGACTTCGACGCGCCCCTCGACGGGTCCGCCGTGCGGCGCATCTCGGCCCTGAAGCCGGGGTACTACACCCGCATCGGAGCGGGGATCCGCCATGCCGCCGCGAAGCTCGCCGAGCGCCCGAACCGCCAGCGGCTCCTCCTCGTCCTCACGGACGGCAAGCCCAACGACATCGATCATTACGAGGGCCGCTTCGGCATCGAGGACACCCGCC